Below is a genomic region from Candidatus Margulisiibacteriota bacterium.
GGTAGTACTCTAGGAAGAGTGGCTTCAAAAATAGCTGCTATTTTAAGAGGAAAAAATAAGCCTAACTTTCAGCCTAATATGGATAACGGAGATTACGTTGTGGTTGTTAATGCTGGCAAAGTTAAGGTTACTGGAAGAAAAACACAAGATAAGCTTTATCATAAATATACTGGATATCCAGGAGGAATTAATACAACTAATTTTCAAGAGATGATGAACGCAAAACCAGAGAGAGCTTTAGAATTAGCTGTGAAGAACATGTTACCTAAAGGACGTATG
It encodes:
- the rplM gene encoding 50S ribosomal protein L13 — translated: MRNKFDTFYLSSKKLDKEWVIVDVDGSTLGRVASKIAAILRGKNKPNFQPNMDNGDYVVVVNAGKVKVTGRKTQDKLYHKYTGYPGGINTTNFQEMMNAKPERALELAVKNMLPKGRMGRELYRNLHIYGGAEHPHTAQKPKQVVL